The DNA region ggtcattcgatttttttttgtattttttaatccggctgaaacttttttggtgccttcggtatgcccaaagaagccattttgcatcattagtttgttcatataattttccatacaaatttggcagctgtccatacaaaaatgatgtacaaaaattcaaaaatctgtatcttttgaaggaattttttggtcgatttggtgtcttcggcaaagttgtaggtatggatacggactacacaggaaaaaaatggtacacggttaaaaaaaatttggtgatttttttatttaactttttatcactaaaacttgatttgcaaaaaaacactatttttatttttttttattttttgatatgttttagaggacataaaaagccaacttttcagaaatttccaggttgtgcaaaaaatcattgaccgagttatgaattttttaatcaatactaattttttcaaaaaatcgaaattttggtcgcaaaacatttttcgatgtaaaattgaatttgcaatcaaaaagtactttagtgaaattttgataaagtgcaccgttttcaagttatagccatttttatgtaacttttttcaaaatagtcgcagcttttcatttttttaaaattagtgcacatgtttgcctacttttgaaaaaaatatttttgaaaagctgagaaaattctctatattttgcttcatcggactttgttgatacgacctttagttgctgagatattacaatgcaaaggtttaaaaacaggaaaattgatgttttctaagtctcacccaaacagcccaccatttttcaatgtcgatatctcagcaactaatggtccgatttacaatgttataatatgaaacatttgtgaaattttccgatcttttcaaaaacaatattttcaaaattttcaaatcaagactaacatttcaaaaaggccaaacattcaatatttcgccCTTCCTTGACCTGATTAACAGTGTAAACTAACAAGTTGTCGTACCCAATAaaccaacaaattacaaattgattaaaaaattcataactcggtcaatgattttttgcacaacctggaaatttctgaaaagttggctttttatgtcctctaaaacatatcaaaaaataaaaaaaattaaaaatagtgtttttttgcaaatcaagttttagtgataaaaagttaaataaaaaaatcacaaaaaaaattttaccgtgtaccattttttccagtgtagtccgtttccatacctacaactttgccgaagacaccaaatcgatcaaaaaattccttcaaaagatacagatttttgaattttcgtacatcatttttgtatggacagctgccaaatttgtatggaaaattatatggacaaattaatgatgcaaaatggcttctttgggcataccgaaggcaccaaaaaagtttcagccggattaaaaaatacaaaaattaaaattgaagaaaaaagaccgatttcgtagagaattgctcagctgccaaaattgtacggagacttgtatgagtgaaccagtgacaaaaaatggcttctttggttacAGGGAAGGTccctacaaagtttgagtcaaataaaaaaatacaaataaaatccatttccggtttcggtagagaattgctcatgtgaaACGTcataagtttgatttttttaattgattatgaTAATTAtgacaaaatcataaaaaatttagCCACACCAGAcggacaacaaaaaaaatgtaagtgtTCTTAAACCAGTTGGCCTTTTCACAGTGTATTCCTGTTTTTCCTCTGTTGACTATAAGTTAAGCCTTTCTTGTACAGATTTATAGTCACTTTGTAGTAACAAAGCAGAGTCCTATTATATCACAAAATGAGTCCTTTATTATACAATGATTATAAAAGTTCAGAgatgaattttaattaaagtattttaatttttccaggTCTTCAATACTTACCACTAGCAGCAGAAAGCACACGATGGCCGTCGAGGCAAGGGTCTCCTGCAGGCTGCTGCCCCGGTCGTACTGGAAGCGAAGCACCAGAACGCAGATCATCGTCAGCATGAAGCAGATGAATGACAGGACGACATAAATCAGTGCGTCGGACTGTGAAAGAGGTCGAGATTAAAGGTTAACTCAGTTGCAACTGGGCCGTCCGGCTGGGGCGGGTCTTACCAGAAGTAACCCTCGATTGCTCGGGTGACGATACCATAGCCACAGGGACTCACAGCAGCCGTACCTAGAACAAGATTAGGAGGATGAAGATGTGTCCACGCGTTTCCGGGTACCCCCGGAGGGCGACGGATGACATTTAGTGGCGTTTTCCGGGTTGTGGTTGGGCATGGTTGTGGTGCAGAAATTGGTCTCATTGAATACTGCATTTCCTTTTCTCTTGGGCAGTGTTGGTAGAAATTACTAAAGGTTTACTTTCTTCAGCTAGGATTTATTTCTTTTATCTAAGTCAGGATTTTGAATTGCAAGTTCTGAACGCTTCTTGGATCGATCCATCACAATCAATCTTTTCAGTGAAAATCCCACACGGTATTAACCTCGAATCCCATTTCGGCTATGAACCCATAGCCGAAATTAGCGCCCAGGGCCAGATTATCAACGCGCAAACAGTCATTAACGGAACTCTTCAATCTGCCAACACTGCCCAACCAAGCCCGGGTGCGTCCAATTGGGAGAGATGCCCTTAATTACCGAACACACCACCCCCGGGGGTCATTTTTGCGAGCCTGGGAGGGTGGGGTATAGTTTTCGGGGGAAGAATCCTTTGAAGAGATGGGCTTACCTGAGCGTGGTGTACGTTTGGAACCTGTGCAAACACAGCTCACAGTGGGTCAGTCCGGACCGGCTGAGCCAGTGCTCGAGGCACTCCCGGTGCACGTACCGGAGCGTTCCTTTGCACAGGCAGGGCGAGATTAAACTGTAATTAAAAAAGAATGGGAAAGGGAACCAAGTCACTAGCAGCCCCGGGATTCGTCGTGTAAGCGCGGTGACTATTGTAAACAGTCAGAGAAAGCTTTTCATGTTTGGGTTACATTTGGTCAAGGCTTGAAGCGGGGGTTCTCGCGTCATCTTTGAACttgttttcgatatttttataGTTAAAGTTTATTCTCTTTAAATTTTATGCTTATAATTTTtggggctggccgctttaatttttgtattacattttcgggtgatctcggatgtattccaattattaatattgacaagaaaagtgcttggggcgtaatctaatcacaagactttccagcatgctttcatcggactggctgcgtttgtgttagattagattagattagattagatttaaattttatgcttATAATTTTCCCAAGCTAATAAAATCTAACAACAATTTCAACTTAACCGAtgataaaatgaaatatttagcattatttttaagcaaaatttaaattttctcaataaaaatgaGAGAAGTATGAACACACAAGTGGAGGTCACTGTGGTAGAGGTCAAACTTCTCGGGTAATAAAAATCTCGGGAAATAGGAAGATAATCCCTGGAATAAATGTGAAATTCGagtgaaattcttaatttgttgGAGGTTGTTCTGATATTGTTTCTGATGCatattttacaacaaaattggATACAACACCAACATGAATTGTAAAGATAAGTGATGATTTGATCAATGAGCAGTtcactcagatttcggtcattccatttttttgtgttttttaattcgactgaaacttttttggtgccttcggtatgcccaaaaaagccattttgcatcattaaattctccatataattttccatacaagtctggcagctgtccatacaacaatgatgtatgaaaattcaaaaatttgtatcttttgaaggaattttttgatcgttttggtgtcttgggcaaagttgtaggtatggatatggactacactgaaaaaaattttacacgttaaaaattttttgatgattttttatttaactttttgtcactaaaacttgatttgcaaaaaacactatttttattttatttttattttttgatatgttttagaggacatcaaatgccaacttttcagaaatttccatgttgtgcaaaaaatctttgacccagttatgatttttttaatcaatactgattttttcgaaaaatcgaaatattggtcgtaatgatgcaaaatgtattttttgggcataccgaaggcaccaaaaagaccgatttcgtagagaattgctcaatgtaaaaaaaaacctgaaactTTTCAAATTGTCTGTGCACTACTTAAAGTggaggtgacattgggtctggtatGTCAATTTATTAGGTTTTCTCAATAAATctttattttgtgaacaatgctCCACCAAAACCTGAAAGAAttttgtttatatatttttataaggtTCAACCTTTGTGGGGGtttttcctatgaccaaagaagccattttatgtcattggtttacccatacaaggttccatacaatttttgcagCATACCATGCAAAagtagtacataaatatctgaaaatctgtaacatttgatttggtgtcttcggggaAGTCGTAGGTAGTTGATGTAGACTGTTCAAAtagtaaatgtattttttttaaataaataataaaataaaataaaaaaaacaatttccaaaaatttcagtttgaatcaatattgatttggTTATATGATTTAGGAGACAACAAATTGTAAGTTTCAAGGCATAGAGAGGAATAGACAAAAACTTTGCCACTGAGTTAAGGTTTAACAAAAATACACAACAGAATTTTCGGAacaagtgcaccattttcaaaatatagccacttAAAGTATAATTTTATTGAAGAAGGGGCAAACACTCAATTctgttagtattgattcaagaattttctaaatattttttttcggaaagatcatAAAATTTGGCCCAGAGGtacaattgaaattttattgaaattttctacACTTTTCtaagattagtgcgctgaccacggggacgcacagtcttgtttttgcatgctcattttcatttcttttgtgccgctgtttgtgtgctggggtgcttggttattatatataggtgaagggattttattaaatgatcattatattgcattattatatttatttgattatacaaccacactatattttacacttaacacatcatacaaaacacaaatgaaactgaaaacaggagcgtttggtacggtatgtccacgcatccttcctcccctgtagattctgtgaaatgtgatccgttctcagaatcctctctgcggtaaacac from Culex quinquefasciatus strain JHB chromosome 3, VPISU_Cqui_1.0_pri_paternal, whole genome shotgun sequence includes:
- the LOC6040660 gene encoding E3 ubiquitin-protein ligase MARCHF3, which translates into the protein MTQTKTEPTANDSSPNRRDQDSVTEEEVSIGSIAAIPERQYSSTDSMSCRICQSATDKSRLISPCLCKGTLRYVHRECLEHWLSRSGLTHCELCLHRFQTYTTLRYGCCESLWLWYRHPSNRGLLLSDALIYVVLSFICFMLTMICVLVLRFQYDRGSSLQETLASTAIVCFLLLVLIVYLTNIVVLAKDHLVPWYRWWRSSRRIRLSEITLEEPGSHSHLGTVV